One window of the Gloeocapsa sp. DLM2.Bin57 genome contains the following:
- a CDS encoding YggU family protein, with amino-acid sequence MIIKVHCKPNSKQQKIETVSENNLLVRIKSPPVDGKANKELIEILAKHFAVAKSQVNIKQGHNSQHKLVEIDLN; translated from the coding sequence ATGATTATTAAAGTTCACTGTAAACCAAACTCTAAACAACAGAAAATAGAAACAGTATCCGAAAATAACCTTTTAGTACGCATTAAATCTCCTCCTGTAGATGGTAAAGCAAACAAGGAACTAATTGAGATTTTAGCTAAACATTTTGCTGTTGCCAAATCTCAAGTTAACATTAAACAGGGTCATAACTCTCAACATAAGCTAGTAGAGATTGACCTTAACTGA
- the trpA gene encoding tryptophan synthase subunit alpha: protein MNSVSECFQSLKAKNQCALIPFITAGDPDLETTAKALEVLEAGGADLIELGVPYSDPLADGPIIQAAATRALQKGVQLEDVLSIVQESRQKLTAPIILFTYYNPIFYRGKEAFLNQIATAGVKGLVVPDLPLEEAEQLIQPAKNYGIEVTLLVTPNTPEQRIKAIATQSQGFIYLVSVTGVTGMRTQVASQVENLISTLKNITAKPVGVGFGISSAQQAQQMRQWGADAVIVGSACVKILATSPPEIALRELSEFCSSLKQGIS, encoded by the coding sequence TCCTTTTATTACCGCGGGTGATCCTGATTTAGAAACAACAGCTAAAGCTTTAGAGGTTTTAGAAGCAGGTGGTGCAGATTTGATAGAATTAGGCGTACCCTATTCAGATCCTTTAGCTGATGGTCCAATTATTCAAGCTGCTGCTACTCGTGCCTTACAAAAAGGTGTACAGCTAGAGGATGTTTTAAGTATAGTCCAAGAATCCCGCCAAAAATTAACCGCGCCAATTATTCTCTTTACTTACTATAATCCCATCTTTTATCGTGGTAAAGAAGCTTTTTTAAATCAAATCGCTACCGCGGGAGTAAAAGGATTAGTTGTACCTGACTTACCCCTAGAAGAAGCAGAACAACTGATTCAACCCGCTAAAAATTATGGTATTGAAGTTACCCTGTTGGTGACTCCGAATACTCCTGAACAGAGAATAAAAGCGATCGCTACTCAATCCCAAGGATTTATCTATCTGGTTAGTGTTACTGGTGTAACTGGAATGCGTACACAGGTAGCTAGTCAAGTAGAGAATCTGATTTCTACCCTAAAAAACATCACAGCTAAACCTGTAGGGGTAGGTTTTGGGATTTCTAGTGCCCAGCAAGCCCAACAAATGCGACAATGGGGAGCAGATGCAGTTATTGTCGGAAGTGCTTGTGTAAAAATTCTGGCTACTTCTCCACCAGAAATTGCTTTAAGGGAACTTAGTGAGTTCTGTAGCAGTCTTAAACAAGGAATCAGTTAA